Within Desmodus rotundus isolate HL8 chromosome 6, HLdesRot8A.1, whole genome shotgun sequence, the genomic segment AGGGGTCAGGGGGTCAGGGGTAGCTTCTCATCACGTCAGCCCTGTGCCGAGGGCTCTGGGTGTGGACACAGAACGCACATCACTGCGGAATGTTCTGGAGGCCAGCGCTGGGCAGGAAGCTGAGGGCCTGTGGGCACCCCGCACTCAGCTCCGGGTGACAAAGGGAGCCGCCCAGCACATCTTCCTTAGGTGGGGCCCTCCAGGCCTGTCCTCCAGGGCCCAGCCTCCCGGGGTCGCAGCGGCACTGGACCACGCTGGCTTTGGGTGAGGGGTCACACCCACAGCTCAGATAGCCGTGCACAGAGCAGAGCCACTCGAGGGCTCGTCCGGGTGAGAAGAGGGCCCCGGGCTCAGCCCTCAAGGCAGGGCCAGGTTCTGACTGCTCCAAACCGAGCTCACCTGGGGACGCACCTGGCAGgcacaccctccccacccccagacctcaGCGCATAAGCAGCTGCACACGCCTGACAAAGGGGCCAGTCGTTCCAGGCCCTCCCACTCCGCAGGACCCTGCACATAGCCAGGTGCTCTGCTCTCCGGACGCTGCCCCAACCCTCCGCAGCCCACCGCCGGGCCACTGGGGCGCAGGGCATTTCTGTCACTAATCACACCCAGGCAGATGCAGAAGGAAACCACCAGGTGTTGGTGAGAGCCCGCTTACCTCCGTCTGAGCGGCTCCCGGGGGCGGAGGCCAGCAaggccagcagggccagggcagggaccaGCAGCTTGCAGCCCCGGCCCATGGCTCCCgctctctgggccccagccccgGGCAAAGTCGCACGGGGGACTGGGTGCGCTCTCAGAGCAGCAGGCAGCCCTCCCTCCGCCCGGTTTGTACCTGGGGAGCTGGCCAACCACACGGAGCCCCTGGAAACACTCCTCCCCAGAGCTGGggtcccaccccccacccgcgGGGCTGCTTCCCTCAGATcaaagtgtcctgcggggtgtcAGTGAGAGGCCACTGAGAGGCCACAGGGCAGCTGCACTAAGTCAACCTGGTGGCGGATGACACACAGCTGGGGCTCGTCCCTCACGGGCCACCTGCAGCTGATTTCCAAGGTGGAGAAAACACAAGTCTCCTGCACCTGGGACTGAAAGGCGTCAATGTCTCAACAAGTGTAATTGTTGAATTAACAAGTCAGGTGCTCTGACCCCGCCCACCTCCCCTCGGGCTCCAGAGTCAAATCGACGTTGGAGCTAAGTGTCCCTCAGAAAGGCTGTCTCCAAAGGCGTTTGGTCCTTTGTCGCTGGGAGTGTGGGGTGATGTCAGCCCCTAGctgctccctctgtcccctcccctcctctctctgcaaAGACCTTGCAGCGGGTCCCCTGCGGGGTCACATTTCAGTGTAGAGGGTTCGACCTCCGTCATTTCTCTCAAAACACGGTGTGGAAAGGAAGTCAGTGTGACCACTGCCGGGCAGCGCCCACTGAGACGTGAATGCCCTGAACCCGTCACCCCCtgtgcgggggggcgggggggtgtccCAGGTGCCCAAGCAGCGTCCCTGCAGGGAGGGTGACCAGGCGGCTGGTGCTGGcacagggtggccctggggagcGTGGGCCTGGGAACGACCACCAGGACCGTCCCATCCCACTCACGGCAGACCGTGGCCCAGCCACCATGGTCGGCAATGGCGTTTCTGCCACCCACAAGGCTGCGGTGGGAGGGCTCCGCCCTCTGCAGGGCTAGTCGGGGAAACTGCTCTTTCCTGAGCTACAAAAGGCGGCCCCGGGTGCTGTCGGTAAAGCAGGGCTGGGGGTCTCCCTGAGTccaacagggagggaggggctgagaggccCAGGCAGAGGCCCCACAAACGCAACGCTGCCAGTCCCGCCGAGACGCAGCAGCGACACCGTCCCGACTCCCAGGGACGCCCCCTTGGCCTCGCCGCACACAGGAACCTTGAGCCACCCACAAGGCCACACGATCGGCACTCACAGCCACAGCGCCGAGGGAGACACACCCGGCTCCAGCACCACGGACGCCACTTCACCACAGCGCATTGGGGGCTAAGCTACTCCTTCCAGGTCCGTGAAGCAGTGGGTGGCTGTTCACTTTGAAACATGTCCGTCATTGTTCCGGCCGCTGAGCTGCAGCGCAGGAAAGAGTCAACATCGGAGTCCGAATCCTGGGCTCTAACCCGTCCCTGCCACCGGCtgtggggccagggcaggtgcctgAGGCGCACCTGCCAAACCGAGCAGCCgcagggcacacctggagagGCCGAGCTGTCTGGCTGGGATGGGCCCGCCCACATCCCTTGGCAGGGCCACAACTCGCGGCTGGACACGCAGGTTAAACCCCCGAGGACGCCGAGTGCATTCCGCCTAACGTGGACAAGGAGAGGCTCTCCCACTAGTAACTCACGGTAAGAAGCAGTGTCCTCTTAAACACCAAATAGCGTCACTCCGACGTTTCCAAAATTACCGAGTTCCCACAGGCAAACCACGGACACACCACAGACACACCTTCTGCAACAGAAATCTGGGCTCTGTCAACTACTCGCGGGCCTGGCTTCACCGCCCACCATGACCCCGAAGTCTCAGTGCGGCAGCGGGGGTTCCGCGACAGGCCAGACAAAGGGGAGAGGCCGCACACCCAGGACAGTGAGGCCCCGATTCTACAGTGTGAGTGTGACGGGGAGTCACCGCCCACTTGAACTGATGTCAGGAAGCCTCCGGTCATTCCAACACAGGAGGAAGCCACAGAAGACTCTTCTGTCCCACTCCTGCCTACCTGTTCCTCTTGTTCTAGGCGACCGCTTTACTCCTCTGTTTGCAACAAGGCACCGAGAGACTGCGTGggtgcacccctcccccccacaggtGAGAGCTTGCTGCACGGGCAGAAACAACGCTGTGCCCCAGGGCGAGCAGACAGCGGGTCCCCCAGACCTGCTCACCACGACGCAGACACTGACTGAGGAGTCTTGCTTGTTCCTCCTCTGGACACACCAGTGTTCCTTCCAGAATGACAGGTCCCATGCCCTGCGGAAGAACGGTCACCTGGGACCCGCACTGgcctcagggaccctgggaggtGGGCAGCCCAGAGAGCTTCCCGGTGTCACAAGGACCCACGCTGCAGCTAGAGCCCAGGACACTCTGAGCAACCCAGGGGCAGAGGGCCACCCTCACCTTACCAGTTCCCAGGGACACAGCCAGACAGGTGAGCCCAGGGCACCAGAAGTGGTCCAGGTGTGTCCCGCAGGTGCTCCCGGCCACACCGTGCCGAGCTGGATGGACACAGGGCCCTGGGGCAAAAGTGCCACGTGAACTAGTCTAAATACAGGAGGGTTTTCACAACTTCAGTAAAAAGTCCTACTTAGAGTCTGGGTAAATTCTCTTTGCAATGTCTTACCAGCAAAACAAAAGACAGGAGAACAAGAAAGTAACAAAGTAACATGTTTATCCAACTGCAATTTCATTAATTCACTTTCTAGTTGAAATGCTACTTAGGGAAAACGAGGGGCTGCACGGGACTCGTGCCACTGTGAGGGCCCCAAGGACCAGACGTGCCCAGCTGCCTGCTGGGTCCCGGCGGAGGCCCCTGGGCGCCTGTGGTCAGCGGCGCTATGACAAGGCCGGGATGAAGTACTGCAGGGCCACATCCTCGTGGAGCAGATCGAAGTGAACCATCTTGTTACTCACGACATCTGGGGACAGAAGACACCGTTACTGTGGAGCCTCCCTCACATGTGTCCCTGAATCCTGgacgccctcccctccccctaacGTGCCGTCTGCTCCGGGAGCACCCGCCCCCACAGGGATAGTGTGCAAAGCCAAGGTCAGGCACCGCCTGGAGAAGGGCAAACCCCACACAGAGGTACCACCCAGGGGGAGCGCACAGAGGAAAAGTGGCCGCAGAGTGAGACGGCCCGGTGGGCAGGACCCAGGACCAGGGGGCGTGGAGCACAGGAGCTGCGTGGGGAGCGGAGCGCGGCTGCTCGAAGGAAACCGCTGACGccggagggaggcaggcagcagggaCACACAGTGCAGAGCGCCTGCACGGAAGCACCCCCGGCCCCAGCCAGCTGGGGACGTGCTGGAGCCCAGGCCAAAGCCTCTCCAGTGCAGCACAGGAGGCCCCTGGcgaccccctccccgcccctcctgtGCTGCTGCCCACACGGGGCCTTCCCACTGCACCCGGCCTCCCCTCCTGCGGTCTCTTCTCCAGACTCATTCTGAAGACTTCTAGAACGTTCTATACCTTCTCTACACAGTGCGGACCACTAGGCATGCTCCTGGGCCCTCTTCTTTCTCAGCTCTGCCCCCTGGTGGCTCAGTGTCAGGGGCTGTGAGCGCAGCGGCGAGAAGAGCCAGCCCCCTCTCGGGTGCGGCTGATGCGCATGGGAGCCAGCAGGCGTGcagcccagggagtcaggccaGCCAGCGCCATGGGACACAGACCTCAGTCACGGGACAACTGTGGGAGCAGGTCTGGCTGAGGCATAGGAAGGAAACAGGGGTGTCGTGGTGGACCCCAAGTCCACACCAGACAGTGTCAGGGCTCCGCGGACGTCAGGTCAGGCTGACAGGACAGGACGGTCAGCACACACTCCCACCGTGACTCTCTGGGCGCAGACCAGGTGTGAGGCCTGGAGAGGCAGCGAGGACCCGCCTCCAGTACCTCTGAACCcgggaaaacacacacacctgGGAAGACCAGAGGCCACGGGACCCGGCTGCCATGCCTGGACGAGACCACGCAGCGCCTGGGAGACCAAAGCCGACTCAGGATTTGAGACCTGCAAACGAGCCCAGGGGCACACTCACTGCAGACGGCCTTGGTCGGGTTCACTTGCTGTCCAGCAAGCAGCTGCAGGAACTTCCTGATGTCCACGTGCACTTCCGCCATCTGCTCGGGGTCTCTGTCCTGAGAGGCGGTTTCAGAGGCTGAAACAACAGGAACACCGGCGGATGCAGCGGGGCCCAGAGACAGTACGGTGGGCGGGCGGGCGGACGTTAGCGCCTGGAGAAACGCTGTGCCGCGAGGCAGACCTGTCACCGCTCCTCAAACAAGCGCCTGTGAGTCCCCACTCTAAACTGCTACGTCAACGTCCAGGAAACCTCTGGTCCCGGGGACCCGACAGGTGACCCGAGCTCCCCCTCAGGTCCGTGAGGGCGGTGTCCCTCAACACCCTTAGGTGCGGCCAGTGCAGGGCCTGGGACTCCGGGGGAGAGAAAATGCCCCTTCAGCCCTGGACAGGCATCAGGTAAGACCCTGCTTGCTGGTCATTAAAACGACAAGATGACAGAGACCAGAATGAGTCCCCGCACACCCCCACCGGGCGGCCCAAACCCCCGCCGCAGCCCCGAGACGCACACGAGCAGCCTGCAGCAAGACCGGTCGATTCCGAAAGTGGCAGGGCCTCTGTGTGGGGCACGAGCCGTCACTTTTCCCGGCCCCGGCCTGCTCCTCCCTGCCGCCcacgccaccccccacccccgcgtcAGTCAGCCCCCTGTCCACACTTAGAGCATCGATTCCTTGGTCTCTCATCACCTTGTATGAGACAAACAATCTGATGCACGAGAAAAGTCAGCGTTTGCTACCCTGATTTTCTCAGTGTTAAAGGGACCCACGTAGGCGAAACAAGAACCGTCCCCTACCTTTCCGTCCCCCAGGTGGGAACTTGCTGACTTTCGTGGCAGATGCAGGGGTTTCAGAGCTGGCAGGGCCCCTGGTTCCCAGACCCTGAGTCTCCCTCAGCCCCAGCAGGGACACAGCCCCTCCGCCAGCAGCCCGCCCGTCCACGTGGCCGGGCGCCGCAGTGGCGGGCAAGCCCACCTGTTGCCTGTTCTCTCCCCAGGCACAGGACAAGCACACAGCAGGCACCAAAGTTCCACCTCTTCCCAGTTAGAGGCCTCAGTAAGGTGTGAAACAACCAACTTTTCAGAAGGAAAACCCAACCCACCAGAAAACTTACCTAATGGAGGATTTCCAAGATCTTTAAAATGAGTTGTAACACACACTAATTCAGACTCTATTTTCAAGTTCAAATCTCCATTCAGGTTCGCTTCAATAATCTGCAGATAGAGTATTTTCCAGTGAAGCAACAGCCCCCACCACCGACCCCAGGCCCTCCTGACGGCACCGAGGCCCACGCAGCACCAGCGACAGGACACAGGCCCGCGGGCAGGTGTGACAGCTCTCCCCTGGGGGGCGCTGGAGGGCACCCCACCCCCGCAGGCTCGCAGCCTGAAGCAAACCCTCAGAGTTCTTGTCTACAGCGGTAGTAACTCACGAGGTGGTTGCTGATGTTTTTCATCTTCTCCACCACGCTCTTCATAGTCTTCAAGACCGGCAGATAAATACTAACCTGCGAACCCAGGGGGAGAACCAGAGTGAGACTGGTCAGCGCAGCCCGGGCCCACAGGGCGCGCTCACTCCCAGGCGGGGTGCGCCTCTGGGCTGCAAAGCTCTGGAATCCCGGGTTTTAAACTGTCTGAATGAAGTTCTTCTTAGAGCACGAAAAGGAAAACAGTGAGTTTCGCTCCCTCACACCTGCCTCTGGTCAGCTCAGCAACCAGGGCCCTGGGGGCACTCCCGGCTCCAGGACAGCCAAGCTGGCTCTGCAGCTCGAGGCCCGCTGTGCGCGCAGGGAAACGTGCCCCTGAAGGACGCACCCGAGGCCCGGCCTTTCTCCCCGGGAAAGCAGCTCCAGGAAGTCCCTGCACCCCTTGCACCAGCATCGGATGGGGCTCCCACCGGCGCTGGACACGCTGCTGCTTCCCAGGCGTGCGGCCGGCCCCAGCGGAACCCATCCCACGTTCGTCACCGCTCCTCCACCGAGTTGTGGCCGAGAGGCAAGGGGCCCTCGGGCACCATCTCTGCTTCCGATCGCCCAGGGCCAGCAGGCCTGAAGCAGCTTCTCCCCTGGGCCGGCCCACGCCCCGACGTGCCCCTCATGGTATGAGAGCAGTCGCCTTCTGTGACCCCCAAACCGGTGCCTGAGGCCCCACTGCCCACAGAAACGTGGTCCTGCGAGGGCCTTCCTCCCGCAGTTTCCTGTCAGCGCGAGCACCGGGCGGGTGGGACGTCCTCTCCCCCCGCAGCCCTGTTTAGGGTCTGCATGTAAGTCCCCAAGGGCCGAACTCTCCCATCTTTCCTGGGGCTCCCTGACTGACGCGTGCCACTCTCGGAGGAAACCGCTGTGAAGACTACGCTGGAATCCGGGGATTCTGCGACGCCACTTCGGACGGGACGAGCCGCAGCCGCGGGCACCACTCACGTCAGAGTCGGGGACTGCCGGCTCTTGTAAGTTCTTCCACAGCTTCCTAGGAATGACCTTGATAGGGATGTCGTGGGTCACCATGCGGCTGCTGTTGGACGCGGACGGCTGCCAAGAGGAGAGTCGGAAAACGTTTCTGCTCGTCTCTCACTGTGACAACAGCAGCCACTTCCCAGCGTCAGAAGCCCACCCCGTGGCCCGTGGCCCCTGGCCCTGCGGGAGGTCCGGAGTCGTCTGCCGCTCGCCACGCACCAGCTCCACGGACACCGTCAGGCAGGGAAAGTGCTTGTTCGTCAGCTTGACTTTCAGGGACCGGGCGTTCTGGGCCGTTTTCAAGGCTCGAAAGAGATTCTCCGACGTGAGCTCCACGTAGATCTCATTGTTCTCCTCGGAGACCCCTTCCATCTGGAATTCGCTGAAGAAGTTCTCCTGAGGGGGGGCACAGGGTCACCGGGGTGCAGCCGCGCCCCCTCCAGCCTGTGGCCTGGGCCTCCGCCGCTCACCTGTGGCAGCTCGCACCACATGCTGACCCCGCCGCCGGCCGCAGTGTCGGCCAGGATGAAGTTGAGCTTCTGCGGGCGGATGCGCAGGGTGCAGGCTCGGGCCAGCTTGGCCACCATGCAGCTGACGCCTGCGGGGGTGAGCGTGGGGTCACTGCGCAGGACAGCGGCGTCCTCGAGGCCAACACGGGGGCCCCACGGGGTCCCGCcggcctcccagcccccagccgcAGGTGCACGGGCTCTGAGTGCGGACACCGAAGCGGAGCGAGCCTTCTCTCACCCCTGCGCTGGCTCGGCCTGCCACGCCGGCCCCGGGGAGGCCTGTGCCCAGAAAACCACCTCGGCCGGGCCGGGTCCGGGGAGCGACTGGACCGGAATCGGGTGTCTGTCACCGTCCTGGGGCCCCGTTCCACTGCACTCggtccccgccccccagccctcaGTCACCATTCCTGTCCCATTGTCCTCGGTCCCTGTCCCGTTGCCCTCGGGCCCCGTCCCGTTGCCCTGGGGCCCCCCAATCCCGCTGCCCTCGGGCCCCGTGCCCCTTCGCCCCCGTGCGGCGTCTTCAGGTGCGCCCGTCACCCCCGCGGGAAGCGCGCCGCGCGCCGTCCGCTTCCCGGTccgccctccccgcccctctccaCAGCCCCGCGCGGCCACGACCCGCTCACGCGTGAAGTGGTTCAGACAGGCCGCGTCCACGATCTTGGCGCGAAACTTCATGGCGGGGCGGGCGCGCGCGGGCCCCGGTAGGCGGCGGACTGGAGCCCCGCCCTCAGCGTCCCGCCGGAAACGCCGCCCCGCGCGCGTTGGTTCCGCCCCCTTCGGCGCACCTCCCTCTGGGTTCGGGGAACCCTCCTCCCCCGGGGGCAGCAGTGGTTGTGGGTGAGCCCAGGCTGAAAGAACGGGTGAACCTGCTTCCAGTCCTGCCGAAGCGTTAAAAATAAACCCAGTCGTTCGCCGATAAAGGATCCAACGGAAGGTGCCAACGCACACACCGCTCCGCCGTGGCAGCCTGAGAGCCCCACCCACCGCGGCAGCACTGCGCCGCTTTGCGGATAACTCTGCAATTTTGTCTCATGATGAATTTCACCAGATCCCGTTAAAATTCTTACAGTGTAAATAATGGAAACTATGTGGACTTGAGAAAACAAAGCGAAAATAGGACAAAAATGTATCCAACTTGGTTTTTCAGAGACAAGATTATCCATGTCaacaatgttatttttaactGTGCTTTACGAATAGGAGCCCGCCACTTTGTTTTTAACTTGATGTAGAATCtagatataaaaataactcaGATTACTATAAAAGTGCAAAATGTAAAAGCTACAAAGGGTTCTTCCTGTTGTAAGACTGTAACGTGAAGCTGAATTCCAGTCCACGTTGTTACAGACCAGTGTTTGCCAAACTAAACACGGTAGAACGTCACGTTTAAATTTTTTGCTAACATGCTTTATTACTGTGTAAATTAATTGTAAAAGTGAGATAAAGTACTAACTGAGGTGGTTGCTATGGAGATCacaaatatgattttaaatgtatcaaatcagCTTTGTAAGCAGTGTTTCATAATAAACTGACCTTTCATTTagatcatttaattttattccataaaagataaaactttttaaaaacttcctgaGACTGGTGTGATTATGCATTCTGCGCAGACAAAAGGCCCAAATAATACAAGGAATTTTGAtccaatagattaaaaaaataagttgtaaTGATCCTTTCTTGAAAGACAAAAGGAATCTTTTGCACTCTTTGCAGTTttcttaaattcaaattttaaattaaatttagccAACTAATAATTTGATATTTCAGAATTGATAACATATTGACCCCTAATTCCCCACGTTTTCAAATGCCCCTGAGCCGAGGACAGAGACCCCCAGGGATGGGCAGGAGGCTGctcatgtggttgtgggaagaagAGCCAGTGAACTcccttgttgggaaccgccctgcctggtttcagaagctgtaacccaccctgttaaggctgagtcagagaccttgggaccataagccactaaagacacaaagcttatctccttggcaggggtgccgcctctgcccactttaccctgcttggccctgagcctgaccagttagccaatgataggtaagattcctcaagggagggatgacctaagacaggtatagtcacgaagaggcccacagggaaggacttggggcgctatagaaaaagggggtgatggaccctcgcccctcggctttgacatagcctgagtcctcattctgtctgcaagaagtctcctaatctcttggctgccttacttcccct encodes:
- the HUS1 gene encoding checkpoint protein HUS1 isoform X4; the encoded protein is MKFRAKIVDAACLNHFTRVSCMVAKLARACTLRIRPQKLNFILADTAAGGGVSMWCELPQENFFSEFQMEGVSEENNEIYVELTSENLFRALKTAQNARSLKVKLTNKHFPCLTVSVELVIPRKLWKNLQEPAVPDSDVSIYLPVLKTMKSVVEKMKNISNHLIIEANLNGDLNLKIESELVCVTTHFKDLGNPPLASETASQDRDPEQMAEVHVDIRKFLQLLAGQQVNPTKAVCNVVSNKMVHFDLLHEDVALQYFIPALS
- the HUS1 gene encoding checkpoint protein HUS1 isoform X3, with amino-acid sequence MKFRAKIVDAACLNHFTRVSCMVAKLARACTLRIRPQKLNFILADTAAGGGVSMWCELPQENFFSEFQMEGVSEENNEIYVELTSENLFRALKTAQNARSLKVKLTNKHFPCLTVSVELPSASNSSRMVTHDIPIKVIPRKLWKNLQEPAVPDSDVSIYLPVLKTMKSVVEKMKNISNHLIIEANLNGDLNLKIESELVCVTTHFKDLGNPPLASETASQDRDPEQMAEVHVDIRKFLQLLAGQQVNPTKAVCNVVSNKMVHFDLLHEDVALQYFIPALS
- the HUS1 gene encoding checkpoint protein HUS1 isoform X2, which encodes MKFRAKIVDAACLNHFTRVSCMVAKLARACTLRIRPQKLNFILADTAAGGGVSMWCELPQENFFSEFQMEGVSEENNEIYVELTSENLFRALKTAQNARSLKVKLTNKHFPCLTVSVELVIPRKLWKNLQEPAVPDSDVSGARGCGSSRPKWRRRIPGFQRSLHSGFLREWHASVREPQERWESSALGDLHADPKQGCGGRGRPTRPVLALTGNCGRKALAGPRFCGQWGLRHRFGGHRRRLLSYHEGHVGAWAGPGEKLLQACWPWAIGSRDGARGPLASRPQLGGGAVTNVGWVPLGPAARLGSSSVSSAGGSPIRCWCKGCRDFLELLSRGERPGLGCVLQGHVSLRAQRASSCRASLAVLEPGVPPGPWLLS
- the HUS1 gene encoding checkpoint protein HUS1 isoform X1 → MKFRAKIVDAACLNHFTRVSCMVAKLARACTLRIRPQKLNFILADTAAGGGVSMWCELPQENFFSEFQMEGVSEENNEIYVELTSENLFRALKTAQNARSLKVKLTNKHFPCLTVSVELPSASNSSRMVTHDIPIKVIPRKLWKNLQEPAVPDSDVSGARGCGSSRPKWRRRIPGFQRSLHSGFLREWHASVREPQERWESSALGDLHADPKQGCGGRGRPTRPVLALTGNCGRKALAGPRFCGQWGLRHRFGGHRRRLLSYHEGHVGAWAGPGEKLLQACWPWAIGSRDGARGPLASRPQLGGGAVTNVGWVPLGPAARLGSSSVSSAGGSPIRCWCKGCRDFLELLSRGERPGLGCVLQGHVSLRAQRASSCRASLAVLEPGVPPGPWLLS